The Bacteroidota bacterium genome segment AGTAAACCGGTGCCATATCACCAATTTTAAACCTTTTTCCGGGAATAATATGTACCCGACATTCAGGGGCAGCATCGGTATGAGATGTGATGACTGATCCATCAATGGTGGCTTTTCGCCCCACAATGATGTCGGTACAGGCATAAGAATTTAATGCGCCGCTGATTAATGCAATAAGCATTATCCTAATTAATTTATTTGTTTTCATCTCTTTATTGTTTGTCTTTCGGGAAATTCATAAGTAATATCAATATCAAGCCATTCCTCTAACTTTTTAAACATTTCTTCTCTGGTTTCTTTCGGAAAATTTCGGATACGGGTTGAATGCGATCCGCCGGGTAAAACATATTTTGCAGCGTCACATTCTCCTGTCAGCTCAACCTGTTGCGAAGCATAAGGATCAAATCCTCCATAAATGTAAAGAAAATGATCCCCTTCTTTTTGTAAGTAATTTTTAACCTTTTGCATCAATTCAGGATGATAGGTGATCTTTGTATTTTCAGGAAGAACAAAATCATAATTGTGCTCTTTTACCACATCAAGTAAGCCTTCAAATTCGGTAAGATCATAACCATAATAACCGAAATCTTTCATGGCCTGAACCATAAAGGTATAATCTTCTCGCACTTTTGATTCGGTTAAATAACCATAAGGGACAATTTTTTCGAAATGCCTGTAAACCGAATCCATGCCCACCGATTCGTTGGGGATTGAATCACAATGAGCTCCCCATTGCCAAAAAGAAAAAGGATATTCCAATACCATGTATTCATATCCAAATTCATAACCCGGGCGATAGGTATATCCAGCCTTTTTATTTCCCTCAATAAATTTAGGCAACAATTCTTTTTTCTTTTTAAGCAGTAATTCCTGATAATTATGAATTGCTGCTCTGCATTCCGCAGTTCCCACCGTGTCAAAATAATGATAAAAGCGAGGGTCATCTCTTGAAAACATCAAAGGGCCGACATAAGGTACGGAAGCATCAACATCATTGGGAAAATAATAACGATGATACATGGTGGTTTGACCTCCTTTACTAATTCCGGTATTGATCCATTTTCCGGTAAAGTATGGCTTTAATAATTCAACCACACGATGATGATCATTAGCAGCCTGCTCGATGGTTAAATAATCATAATCGGTGCTATCAGGAAACGAAGTGCCAAAATACCGATGTTCAACGAAAACCTGATTGGCATCCAGTATTTGTGTGATTTCTTCGATATAATCCTTTCGGGCAGCACGATTTGCATTATACCCTTCAGTTACCAATACAACAGGTTTAGATTTATCCTTTAGGGACAAAAAAATGCGTTGCTTAAAAGTTTTGCCATTGGCATTTTTATGATCAAGCAGCTGGGTTAATTCCAACTGATAAAATTCTTTGAAATTTTTCCCGTTTTCTTTTTGGATGATAGTCAAACCGGGTATAGTCTGCAGATACCTTAAAAGGTCCGAATTTTGCGCAAATGCAATTTGTGTCAGAAAAATAAAAGACAGACTGAGTTTAATAATTCGCATCATATACTTATTAATTATTTGATTATCTAAAAATAAATCCTTTCACTAGTGGATCCTCCGGGTCAAAATAGAATTTATGCTGACCGGTTATGTAAGCGTTTCCATTTACTTCGGGAATTACTGAATGATGGCCCCCAAAATCAACTTCTTCCACAACTTTTACTTCAAAACAGGTATCCAAAATACTTTCGATGCGGATAGATTCTCCGGTTTTGATTTCATTTCGAAAGTAATGAATGGCTGCCCTGGCGCTTACTCCGGTTCCGGTTGGTGAACGGTCAACTTCCCCTTCGGCAAACACACAAACATTTCGACTGTGATTTTTTGGATCGTTGGCCTTACCGGTAAAAATAGTTCCGTATAAAAAACTTAAATCTTCTTCGAAAGGGTGCTTGATCTCGAAATTTTGCATTACCGTATTTTTAATGCGCTTGCCCCAATCAATAATTTGGTTGTAATCCGTAACCTGCAAACCCAATCCAATGTTGTCGGCATCAACAAAGGCATAAAAAGCCCCGCCATAAGCAATATCAAATTTC includes the following:
- a CDS encoding proline racemase family protein — translated: MELNWIAPDHWKCIETIDAHTAGEPLRIFIKGLPEIKGSSVLERRRYFRENYDHLRTSTMFEPRGHADMYGAILIPPNTSDGDFGVFFIHNEGYSTMCGHAIIALSKILPEIGIVEKKGEEFELKIDAPAGRILSKVKRINGKFDSVSFRNVPSFVLMKDQEIEVKGIGQVKFDIAYGGAFYAFVDADNIGLGLQVTDYNQIIDWGKRIKNTVMQNFEIKHPFEEDLSFLYGTIFTGKANDPKNHSRNVCVFAEGEVDRSPTGTGVSARAAIHYFRNEIKTGESIRIESILDTCFEVKVVEEVDFGGHHSVIPEVNGNAYITGQHKFYFDPEDPLVKGFIFR
- a CDS encoding aminopeptidase — its product is MMRIIKLSLSFIFLTQIAFAQNSDLLRYLQTIPGLTIIQKENGKNFKEFYQLELTQLLDHKNANGKTFKQRIFLSLKDKSKPVVLVTEGYNANRAARKDYIEEITQILDANQVFVEHRYFGTSFPDSTDYDYLTIEQAANDHHRVVELLKPYFTGKWINTGISKGGQTTMYHRYYFPNDVDASVPYVGPLMFSRDDPRFYHYFDTVGTAECRAAIHNYQELLLKKKKELLPKFIEGNKKAGYTYRPGYEFGYEYMVLEYPFSFWQWGAHCDSIPNESVGMDSVYRHFEKIVPYGYLTESKVREDYTFMVQAMKDFGYYGYDLTEFEGLLDVVKEHNYDFVLPENTKITYHPELMQKVKNYLQKEGDHFLYIYGGFDPYASQQVELTGECDAAKYVLPGGSHSTRIRNFPKETREEMFKKLEEWLDIDITYEFPERQTIKR